The following are encoded in a window of Panicum virgatum strain AP13 chromosome 5N, P.virgatum_v5, whole genome shotgun sequence genomic DNA:
- the LOC120675165 gene encoding polygalacturonase-like has protein sequence MAMAKPLLSLLAHLHAALLFQPADPAAGAMMYNVLRYGARPDGAADAAGPFLRAWADACRSTRPATVFVPPGRYLVSSATFTGPCHSRAAVTFAVAGTVVAPAGSGGRGSSGRWITFENVDGLVVSGGTLDGRGRALWECRRRGQGSCPTPASSLTIANSRDVVVAGVRSVDSELFHLVVLQCHGVTVRGVTVEAPADSPNTDGIHLHMSSQVSVYDARISTGDDCISIGPGNSHIWIERVACGPGHGISIGSLGKQEGMAVEGVQNVTVKTTWFTGTTNGLRIKTWGGSKRGFVRGVTFADATMSGVDNPIIIDQRYCPTSGGGCPGGSSSISISDVRYVGVRGSSATPVAVSFDCSRSNPCSGIRLQDVALTYRNRPAAARSYCRNARGSTLGLVLPPSCL, from the exons ATGGCCATGGCCAAGCCGCTCCTGAGCTTGCTCGCGCACCTGCACGCCGCGCTCCTGTTCCAGCCGGCggacccggccgccggcgcaatGATGTACAACGTGCTGCGGTACGGCGCCCGCCccgacggcgcggcggacgcggcgggGCCGTTCCTCCGCGCGTGGGCCGACGCGTGCCGCTCGACGCGCCCGGCCACCGTGTTCGTGCCACCCGGCCGGTACCTGGTGTCGAGCGCCACGTTCACCGGCCCGTGCcacagccgcgccgccgtgacgttcgccgtcgccggcacGGTCGTCGCCCCCGCGGGCTCCGGCGGGCGCGGCTCATCAGGGCGGTGGATCACGTTCGAGAACGTGGACGGCCTTGTCGTCTCCGGCGGCACCCTCGACGGCCGCGGCCGGGCGCTCTGGGAGTGCAGGCGGCGCGGGCAGGGCAGCTGTCCGACCCCGGCGTCG TCGCTGACGATCGCGAACTCGAGGGACGTGGTGGTGGCCGGGGTGCGGTCGGTGGACAGCGAGCTGTTCCACCTGGTGGTGCTGCAGTGCCACGGCGTGACGGTGCGCGGGGTGAcggtggaggcgccggcggACAGCCCCAACACCGACGGCATCCACCTCCACATGTCCAGCCAGGTGTCGGTGTACGACGCCAGGATCAGCACCGGCGACGACTGCATCTCCATCGGCCCGGGGAACTCCCACATCTGGATCGAGCGCGTCGCCTGCGGCCCCGGCCACGGCATCAG CATCGGGAGCCTGGGCAAGCAGGAAGGCATGGCGGTGGAGGGGGTGCAGAACGTGACGGTGAAGACGACGTGGTTCACCGGCACGACGAATGGGCTGCGGATCAAGACGTGGGGCGGCTCCAAGCGCGGCTTCGTCAGGGGGGTCACCTTCGCGGACGCCACCATGTCCGGCGTCGACAACCCCATCATCATCGACCAGCGCTACTGCcccaccagcggcggcggctgccccgGCGGGAGCTCGAGCATCAGCATCAGCGACGTCAGGTACGTCGGCGTCCGCGGCTCGTCGGCGACGCCCGTGGCGGTGAGCTTCGACTGCAGCCGGAGCAACCCGTGCAGCGGCATCCGCCTGCAGGACGTGGCGCTTACGTACCGgaaccgccccgccgccgccaggtcCTACTGCCGGAACGCGCGGGGGAGCACGCTCGGGCTAGTGCTGCCGCCGAGCTGCCTCTGA
- the LOC120675166 gene encoding 2-alkenal reductase (NADP(+)-dependent)-like translates to MEREASAPAVARNRKVVLRGYIDRAPREDDMELVDGGDVALRVPGGAAGPAVLVKNLYLSCDPYMRGRMRDFQGSYIPPFKPGSPIEGFGVGRVVDSTHPGFIAGDFVSGMTGWEDYSLITKPEQLRKIQQSDIPLSYHLGLLG, encoded by the exons atggagaGAGAGGCGTCGGCTCCGGCGGTGGCAAGGAACAGGAAGGTGGTGCTGCGCGGGTACATCGACCGCGCGCCGAGGGAGGACGACATGGagctcgtcgacggcggcgacgtGGCGCTGCGCGTccccgggggcgccgccggccccgcggtGCTGGTGAAGAACCTCTACCTCTCCTGCGACCCCTACATGCGCGGCCGGATGCGGGACTTCCAGGGCTCCTACATCCCGCCCTTCAAGCCTGGATCA CCTATTGAAGGATTCGGCGTGGGGAGGGTGGTCGACTCCACTCATCCAGGATTCATTGCTGGTGATTTTGTTTCGGGGATGACTGGTTGGGAGGACTACAGTCTGATCACCAAACCTGAACAGCTCAGGAAGATTCAGCAAAGTGACATACCGCTCTCTTATCATTTGGGCCTTCTTGGTTAG
- the LOC120675163 gene encoding pectin acetylesterase 5-like isoform X5, translating to MATELLSPLLPQRCRGLSVAAAAPLLLLLAVVTFSCSPVAPRAPELVELTLLAGAREKGAVCLDGSPPGYHLQRGFGSGAHNWLVYLQGGGWCNTTESCSERKMTEFGSSKLMEAVEFTGILSNRHQENPDFHNWNIVVIRYCDGASFAGDAEGEDQDGTKLFFRGLRIWEAVVDELMAKGMDTAKQALLTGCSAGSLAALLHCDNFRERFPQDVSIKCLSDAGFFIDEKDLSGERSLRTLINAIVHLQNVREALPKGCLANKDPTECFFPAELIKSINTPTFILNSDYDSWQIRNALAPNGSYPGQAWSSCKADIRNCSSTQMDILHGFRKKLVSELKVAEDKRDWGLFIDSCFTHCQSPFRISWISRISPRLGNKTIAEAVGDWYFGRREEVKYIDCKYPCNPTCSSHLPTA from the exons atggcgaCCGAGCTGCTGTCGCCTCTCCTCCCGCAGCGATGTCGGGGCCTCtctgtcgccgccgcggcgcccctgCTCTTGCTCCTGGCCGTTGTCACCTTCTCGTGCTCACCGGTGGCGCCGAGGGCCCCGGAGCTCGTCGAGCTgaccctcctcgccggcgcccgggAGAAGGGAGCAG TGTGCTTGGATGGGAGCCCGCCAGGTTACCATCTGCAGAGAGGCTTCGGCTCCGGTGCCCACAACTGGCTCGTCTATCTTCAG GGAGGAGGATGGTGCAACACCACGGAAAGTTGTTCCGAGCGCAAAATGACTGAATTTGGTTCGTCAAAACTTATGGAAGCAGTAGAGTTCACCGGGATACTCAGCAATCGGCACCAAGAAAATCCTG ATTTCCACAACTGGAATATAGTAGTTATAAGGTATTGCGATGGGGCATCATTTGCTGGGGATGCAGAGGGTGAAGATCAG GATGGAACCAAACTTTTCTTCAGAGGATTGCGCATCTGGGAAGCAGTTGTTGATGAACTCATGGCAAAAGGAATGGACACTGCTAAACAG GCCTTGCTTACAGGCTGCTCTGCTGGTAGTCTGGCTGCCCTACTGCACTGCGATAATTTTCGCGAACGATTTCCTCAGGATGTTTCAATTAAATGCCTTTCTGATGCTGGATTTTTTATTGATGA GAAGGATTTATCTGGAGAAAGGTCTCTGCGGACGCTCATCAATGCAATAGTCCACCTTCAG AATGTTAGAGAAGCTTTGCCCAAGGGCTGCCTTGCAAATAAGGACCCAACAGAG TGTTTTTTTCCTGCTGAGCTGATAAAGAGCATCAACACCCCCACATTCATTCTGAATTCTGATTACGATTCTTGGCAG ATACGAAATGCTCTTGCGCCAAATGGATCCTATCCTGGACAGGCATGGTCCAGTTGCAAAGCAGATATTCGGAACTGCAGTTCCACACAAATGGATATACTGCATG GATTTAGGAAGAAATTAGTCAGTGAATTGAAGGTTGCTGAAGATAAGAGGGACTGGGGGCTGTTCATCGATTCATGCTTCACCCATTGTCAATCACCATTTAGAATCTCATGGATCTCACGGATCTCCCCAAGACTTGGTAATAAG ACTATCGCCGAGGCTGTTGGGGATTGGTATTTTGGTAGAAGGGAAGAAGTGAAATATATTGACTGCAAATATCCATGTAACCCCACATGCAGCAGCCATCTGCCTACTGCTTAA
- the LOC120675163 gene encoding pectin acetylesterase 5-like isoform X7 translates to MATELLSPLLPQRCRGLSVAAAAPLLLLLAVVTFSCSPVAPRAPELVELTLLAGAREKGAVCLDGSPPGYHLQRGFGSGAHNWLVYLQGGGWCNTTESCSERKMTEFGSSKLMEAVEFTGILSNRHQENPDFHNWNIVVIRYCDGASFAGDAEGEDQDGTKLFFRGLRIWEAVVDELMAKGMDTAKQALLTGCSAGSLAALLHCDNFRERFPQDVSIKCLSDAGFFIDEKDLSGERSLRTLINAIVHLQNVREALPKGCLANKDPTEIRNALAPNGSYPGQAWSSCKADIRNCSSTQMDILHGFRKKLVSELKVAEDKRDWGLFIDSCFTHCQSPFRISWISRISPRLGNKTIAEAVGDWYFGRREEVKYIDCKYPCNPTCSSHLPTA, encoded by the exons atggcgaCCGAGCTGCTGTCGCCTCTCCTCCCGCAGCGATGTCGGGGCCTCtctgtcgccgccgcggcgcccctgCTCTTGCTCCTGGCCGTTGTCACCTTCTCGTGCTCACCGGTGGCGCCGAGGGCCCCGGAGCTCGTCGAGCTgaccctcctcgccggcgcccgggAGAAGGGAGCAG TGTGCTTGGATGGGAGCCCGCCAGGTTACCATCTGCAGAGAGGCTTCGGCTCCGGTGCCCACAACTGGCTCGTCTATCTTCAG GGAGGAGGATGGTGCAACACCACGGAAAGTTGTTCCGAGCGCAAAATGACTGAATTTGGTTCGTCAAAACTTATGGAAGCAGTAGAGTTCACCGGGATACTCAGCAATCGGCACCAAGAAAATCCTG ATTTCCACAACTGGAATATAGTAGTTATAAGGTATTGCGATGGGGCATCATTTGCTGGGGATGCAGAGGGTGAAGATCAG GATGGAACCAAACTTTTCTTCAGAGGATTGCGCATCTGGGAAGCAGTTGTTGATGAACTCATGGCAAAAGGAATGGACACTGCTAAACAG GCCTTGCTTACAGGCTGCTCTGCTGGTAGTCTGGCTGCCCTACTGCACTGCGATAATTTTCGCGAACGATTTCCTCAGGATGTTTCAATTAAATGCCTTTCTGATGCTGGATTTTTTATTGATGA GAAGGATTTATCTGGAGAAAGGTCTCTGCGGACGCTCATCAATGCAATAGTCCACCTTCAG AATGTTAGAGAAGCTTTGCCCAAGGGCTGCCTTGCAAATAAGGACCCAACAGAG ATACGAAATGCTCTTGCGCCAAATGGATCCTATCCTGGACAGGCATGGTCCAGTTGCAAAGCAGATATTCGGAACTGCAGTTCCACACAAATGGATATACTGCATG GATTTAGGAAGAAATTAGTCAGTGAATTGAAGGTTGCTGAAGATAAGAGGGACTGGGGGCTGTTCATCGATTCATGCTTCACCCATTGTCAATCACCATTTAGAATCTCATGGATCTCACGGATCTCCCCAAGACTTGGTAATAAG ACTATCGCCGAGGCTGTTGGGGATTGGTATTTTGGTAGAAGGGAAGAAGTGAAATATATTGACTGCAAATATCCATGTAACCCCACATGCAGCAGCCATCTGCCTACTGCTTAA
- the LOC120675163 gene encoding pectin acetylesterase 6-like isoform X1, whose translation MATELLSPLLPQRCRGLSVAAAAPLLLLLAVVTFSCSPVAPRAPELVELTLLAGAREKGAVCLDGSPPGYHLQRGFGSGAHNWLVYLQGGGWCNTTESCSERKMTEFGSSKLMEAVEFTGILSNRHQENPDFHNWNIVVIRYCDGASFAGDAEGEDQDGTKLFFRGLRIWEAVVDELMAKGMDTAKQALLTGCSAGSLAALLHCDNFRERFPQDVSIKCLSDAGFFIDEKDLSGERSLRTLINAIVHLQNVREALPKGCLANKDPTEVSSHISNSVLFVMFLNSLTDESLLQCFFPAELIKSINTPTFILNSDYDSWQIRNALAPNGSYPGQAWSSCKADIRNCSSTQMDILHGFRKKLVSELKVAEDKRDWGLFIDSCFTHCQSPFRISWISRISPRLGNKTIAEAVGDWYFGRREEVKYIDCKYPCNPTCSSHLPTA comes from the exons atggcgaCCGAGCTGCTGTCGCCTCTCCTCCCGCAGCGATGTCGGGGCCTCtctgtcgccgccgcggcgcccctgCTCTTGCTCCTGGCCGTTGTCACCTTCTCGTGCTCACCGGTGGCGCCGAGGGCCCCGGAGCTCGTCGAGCTgaccctcctcgccggcgcccgggAGAAGGGAGCAG TGTGCTTGGATGGGAGCCCGCCAGGTTACCATCTGCAGAGAGGCTTCGGCTCCGGTGCCCACAACTGGCTCGTCTATCTTCAG GGAGGAGGATGGTGCAACACCACGGAAAGTTGTTCCGAGCGCAAAATGACTGAATTTGGTTCGTCAAAACTTATGGAAGCAGTAGAGTTCACCGGGATACTCAGCAATCGGCACCAAGAAAATCCTG ATTTCCACAACTGGAATATAGTAGTTATAAGGTATTGCGATGGGGCATCATTTGCTGGGGATGCAGAGGGTGAAGATCAG GATGGAACCAAACTTTTCTTCAGAGGATTGCGCATCTGGGAAGCAGTTGTTGATGAACTCATGGCAAAAGGAATGGACACTGCTAAACAG GCCTTGCTTACAGGCTGCTCTGCTGGTAGTCTGGCTGCCCTACTGCACTGCGATAATTTTCGCGAACGATTTCCTCAGGATGTTTCAATTAAATGCCTTTCTGATGCTGGATTTTTTATTGATGA GAAGGATTTATCTGGAGAAAGGTCTCTGCGGACGCTCATCAATGCAATAGTCCACCTTCAG AATGTTAGAGAAGCTTTGCCCAAGGGCTGCCTTGCAAATAAGGACCCAACAGAGGTATCTTCCCATATATCCAATTCAGTTCTTTTTGTGATGTTCCTAAATTCACTTACTGACGAGTCGTTGCTCCAGTGTTTTTTTCCTGCTGAGCTGATAAAGAGCATCAACACCCCCACATTCATTCTGAATTCTGATTACGATTCTTGGCAG ATACGAAATGCTCTTGCGCCAAATGGATCCTATCCTGGACAGGCATGGTCCAGTTGCAAAGCAGATATTCGGAACTGCAGTTCCACACAAATGGATATACTGCATG GATTTAGGAAGAAATTAGTCAGTGAATTGAAGGTTGCTGAAGATAAGAGGGACTGGGGGCTGTTCATCGATTCATGCTTCACCCATTGTCAATCACCATTTAGAATCTCATGGATCTCACGGATCTCCCCAAGACTTGGTAATAAG ACTATCGCCGAGGCTGTTGGGGATTGGTATTTTGGTAGAAGGGAAGAAGTGAAATATATTGACTGCAAATATCCATGTAACCCCACATGCAGCAGCCATCTGCCTACTGCTTAA
- the LOC120675163 gene encoding pectin acetylesterase 5-like isoform X4: protein MAAELLSPLLPRRRRGLAVAAAAPLLALLLVAVIFFRAPLTTTVSSPERVDLTLVAGAREKGAVCLDGSPPAYQLRRGSGSGAHNWLIYLEGGSWCNTTQSCYAQTMSNFGSSKFMRPVNFSGILSKDHLENPDFYDWNIVYVRYCDGASFAGDAEGEDLDGTKLFFRGLRIWEAVVDELMGKGMDNAKQTLLTGCSAGSLAALLHCDNFRGRLPQEVPVKCLSDAGFFIDVKDLSGERSIWSFFNGVVHLHNIREVLPKDCLQNKDPTECFFASELIKSISTPTFILNSDYDVWQIQNILAPNGSYPGQAWSSCKADIRNCSSTQIDVLHGFRKKLVSKLKVAEDKRNWGLFIDSCFTHCQTPSNISWHSPVSPRLDDRTIAEAVGDWYFGRREEVKYIDCKYPCNPTCSSHLPTA from the exons atggcggccgagCTCCTGTCGCCGCTCCTACCGCGGCGTCGACGGGGCCTCGctgtcgccgcggcggcgccactgctcgcgctcctcctcgtcgcTGTCATCTTCTTCCGCGCACCGCTGACGACGACGGTGAGCTCTCCGGAGCGCGTCGACCTGACTCTGGTCGCCGGCGCTCGGGAGAAGGGCGCGG TGTGCTTGGATGGGAGCCCGCCTGCTTACCAACTGCGGAgaggctccggctccggtgcTCACAACTGGCTCATCTATCTTGAG ggaggaagttggtgcaaCACCACACAAAGTTGCTATGCGCAAACAATGAGCAACTTTGGTTCATCTAAGTTTATGAGACCAGTAAACTTTAGTGGGATACTCAGCAAAGATCACCTAGAAAATCCTG ATTTCTACGACTGGAATATAGTTTATGTAAGGTACTGTGACGGAGCATCATTTGCTGGGGATGCAGAGGGTGAAGATctg GATGGAACCAAACTTTTCTTCAGAGGATTGCGCATCTGGGAAGCAGTTGTTGATGAACTAATGGGAAAAGGAATGGACAATGCTAAACAG ACGTTGCTCACAGGCTGTTCTGCTGGTTCTCTAGCTGCATTGCTGCACTGTGATAATTTTCGTGGACGGTTACCTCAAGAGGTTCCAGTTAAATGCCTTTCTGATGCTGGATTTTTTATTGACGT GAAAGATTTATCTGGAGAAAGGTCCATATGGTCGTTCTTCAATGGAGTAGTTCACCTTCAT AATATTAGAGAAGTTCTACCCAAGGACTGCCTCCAAAATAAGGATCCAACAGAG TGTTTCTTTGCTTCTGAACTGATTAAGAGCATCAGCACCCCCACATTTATTCTGAACTCAGATTACGATGTTTGGCAG ATACAAAACATTCTCGCACCAAATGGATCCTATCCTGGACAGGCATGGTCGAGTTGCAAAGCAGATATTCGGAACTGCAGTTCCACACAAATTGATGTGCTGCATG GATTCAGGAAGAAATTAGTCAGTAAATTGAAGGTTGCTGAAGATAAGAGGAACTGGGGGCTCTTCATCGATTCATGCTTCACCCACTGTCAAACGCCATCCAACATCTCATGGCATTCGCCGGTCTCACCAAGACTTGATGACAGG ACTATCGCCGAGGCTGTTGGGGATTGGTATTTTGGTAGAAGGGAAGAAGTGAAATATATTGACTGCAAATATCCATGTAACCCCACATGCAGCAGCCATCTGCCTACTGCTTAA
- the LOC120675163 gene encoding pectin acetylesterase 5-like isoform X6 gives MAAELLSPLLPRRRRGLAVAAAAPLLALLLVAVIFFRAPLTTTVSSPERVDLTLVAGAREKGAVCLDGSPPAYQLRRGSGSGAHNWLIYLEGGSWCNTTQSCYAQTMSNFGSSKFMRPVNFSGILSKDHLENPDFYDWNIVYVRYCDGASFAGDAEGEDLDGTKLFFRGLRIWEAVVDELMGKGMDNAKQTLLTGCSAGSLAALLHCDNFRGRLPQEVPVKCLSDAGFFIDVKDLSGERSIWSFFNGVVHLHNIREVLPKDCLQNKDPTEIQNILAPNGSYPGQAWSSCKADIRNCSSTQIDVLHGFRKKLVSKLKVAEDKRNWGLFIDSCFTHCQTPSNISWHSPVSPRLDDRTIAEAVGDWYFGRRQDVKLIDCEYPCNPTCSSLLSTA, from the exons atggcggccgagCTCCTGTCGCCGCTCCTACCGCGGCGTCGACGGGGCCTCGctgtcgccgcggcggcgccactgctcgcgctcctcctcgtcgcTGTCATCTTCTTCCGCGCACCGCTGACGACGACGGTGAGCTCTCCGGAGCGCGTCGACCTGACTCTGGTCGCCGGCGCTCGGGAGAAGGGCGCGG TGTGCTTGGATGGGAGCCCGCCTGCTTACCAACTGCGGAgaggctccggctccggtgcTCACAACTGGCTCATCTATCTTGAG ggaggaagttggtgcaaCACCACACAAAGTTGCTATGCGCAAACAATGAGCAACTTTGGTTCATCTAAGTTTATGAGACCAGTAAACTTTAGTGGGATACTCAGCAAAGATCACCTAGAAAATCCTG ATTTCTACGACTGGAATATAGTTTATGTAAGGTACTGTGACGGAGCATCATTTGCTGGGGATGCAGAGGGTGAAGATctg GATGGAACCAAACTTTTCTTCAGAGGATTGCGCATCTGGGAAGCAGTTGTTGATGAACTAATGGGAAAAGGAATGGACAATGCTAAACAG ACGTTGCTCACAGGCTGTTCTGCTGGTTCTCTAGCTGCATTGCTGCACTGTGATAATTTTCGTGGACGGTTACCTCAAGAGGTTCCAGTTAAATGCCTTTCTGATGCTGGATTTTTTATTGACGT GAAAGATTTATCTGGAGAAAGGTCCATATGGTCGTTCTTCAATGGAGTAGTTCACCTTCAT AATATTAGAGAAGTTCTACCCAAGGACTGCCTCCAAAATAAGGATCCAACAGAG ATACAAAACATTCTCGCACCAAATGGATCCTATCCTGGACAGGCATGGTCGAGTTGCAAAGCAGATATTCGGAACTGCAGTTCCACACAAATTGATGTGCTGCATG GATTCAGGAAGAAATTAGTCAGTAAATTGAAGGTTGCTGAAGATAAGAGGAACTGGGGGCTCTTCATCGATTCATGCTTCACCCACTGTCAAACGCCATCCAACATCTCATGGCATTCGCCGGTCTCACCAAGACTTGATGACAGG ACTATCGCAGAGGCTGTTGGGGATTGGTATTTTGGTAGAAGGCAAGATGTGAAACTGATCGACTGCGAGTACCCATGTAATCCCACATGCAGCAGTCTTCTATCTACTGCTTGA
- the LOC120675163 gene encoding pectin acetylesterase 5-like isoform X3, with amino-acid sequence MAAELLSPLLPRRRRGLAVAAAAPLLALLLVAVIFFRAPLTTTVSSPERVDLTLVAGAREKGAVCLDGSPPAYQLRRGSGSGAHNWLIYLEGGSWCNTTQSCYAQTMSNFGSSKFMRPVNFSGILSKDHLENPDFYDWNIVYVRYCDGASFAGDAEGEDLDGTKLFFRGLRIWEAVVDELMGKGMDNAKQTLLTGCSAGSLAALLHCDNFRGRLPQEVPVKCLSDAGFFIDVKDLSGERSIWSFFNGVVHLHNIREVLPKDCLQNKDPTECFFASELIKSISTPTFILNSDYDVWQIQNILAPNGSYPGQAWSSCKADIRNCSSTQIDVLHGFRKKLVSKLKVAEDKRNWGLFIDSCFTHCQTPSNISWHSPVSPRLDDRTIAEAVGDWYFGRRQDVKLIDCEYPCNPTCSSLLSTA; translated from the exons atggcggccgagCTCCTGTCGCCGCTCCTACCGCGGCGTCGACGGGGCCTCGctgtcgccgcggcggcgccactgctcgcgctcctcctcgtcgcTGTCATCTTCTTCCGCGCACCGCTGACGACGACGGTGAGCTCTCCGGAGCGCGTCGACCTGACTCTGGTCGCCGGCGCTCGGGAGAAGGGCGCGG TGTGCTTGGATGGGAGCCCGCCTGCTTACCAACTGCGGAgaggctccggctccggtgcTCACAACTGGCTCATCTATCTTGAG ggaggaagttggtgcaaCACCACACAAAGTTGCTATGCGCAAACAATGAGCAACTTTGGTTCATCTAAGTTTATGAGACCAGTAAACTTTAGTGGGATACTCAGCAAAGATCACCTAGAAAATCCTG ATTTCTACGACTGGAATATAGTTTATGTAAGGTACTGTGACGGAGCATCATTTGCTGGGGATGCAGAGGGTGAAGATctg GATGGAACCAAACTTTTCTTCAGAGGATTGCGCATCTGGGAAGCAGTTGTTGATGAACTAATGGGAAAAGGAATGGACAATGCTAAACAG ACGTTGCTCACAGGCTGTTCTGCTGGTTCTCTAGCTGCATTGCTGCACTGTGATAATTTTCGTGGACGGTTACCTCAAGAGGTTCCAGTTAAATGCCTTTCTGATGCTGGATTTTTTATTGACGT GAAAGATTTATCTGGAGAAAGGTCCATATGGTCGTTCTTCAATGGAGTAGTTCACCTTCAT AATATTAGAGAAGTTCTACCCAAGGACTGCCTCCAAAATAAGGATCCAACAGAG TGTTTCTTTGCTTCTGAACTGATTAAGAGCATCAGCACCCCCACATTTATTCTGAACTCAGATTACGATGTTTGGCAG ATACAAAACATTCTCGCACCAAATGGATCCTATCCTGGACAGGCATGGTCGAGTTGCAAAGCAGATATTCGGAACTGCAGTTCCACACAAATTGATGTGCTGCATG GATTCAGGAAGAAATTAGTCAGTAAATTGAAGGTTGCTGAAGATAAGAGGAACTGGGGGCTCTTCATCGATTCATGCTTCACCCACTGTCAAACGCCATCCAACATCTCATGGCATTCGCCGGTCTCACCAAGACTTGATGACAGG ACTATCGCAGAGGCTGTTGGGGATTGGTATTTTGGTAGAAGGCAAGATGTGAAACTGATCGACTGCGAGTACCCATGTAATCCCACATGCAGCAGTCTTCTATCTACTGCTTGA
- the LOC120675163 gene encoding pectin acetylesterase 5-like isoform X2: MAAELLSPLLPRRRRGLAVAAAAPLLALLLVAVIFFRAPLTTTVSSPERVDLTLVAGAREKGAVCLDGSPPAYQLRRGSGSGAHNWLIYLEGGSWCNTTQSCYAQTMSNFGSSKFMRPVNFSGILSKDHLENPDFYDWNIVYVRYCDGASFAGDAEGEDLDGTKLFFRGLRIWEAVVDELMGKGMDNAKQVFLDFTWFVQGLHKALTTQVLLQSHPTLFSPIFQTLLTGCSAGSLAALLHCDNFRGRLPQEVPVKCLSDAGFFIDVKDLSGERSIWSFFNGVVHLHNIREVLPKDCLQNKDPTEIQNILAPNGSYPGQAWSSCKADIRNCSSTQIDVLHGFRKKLVSKLKVAEDKRNWGLFIDSCFTHCQTPSNISWHSPVSPRLDDRTIAEAVGDWYFGRRQDVKLIDCEYPCNPTCSSLLSTA; this comes from the exons atggcggccgagCTCCTGTCGCCGCTCCTACCGCGGCGTCGACGGGGCCTCGctgtcgccgcggcggcgccactgctcgcgctcctcctcgtcgcTGTCATCTTCTTCCGCGCACCGCTGACGACGACGGTGAGCTCTCCGGAGCGCGTCGACCTGACTCTGGTCGCCGGCGCTCGGGAGAAGGGCGCGG TGTGCTTGGATGGGAGCCCGCCTGCTTACCAACTGCGGAgaggctccggctccggtgcTCACAACTGGCTCATCTATCTTGAG ggaggaagttggtgcaaCACCACACAAAGTTGCTATGCGCAAACAATGAGCAACTTTGGTTCATCTAAGTTTATGAGACCAGTAAACTTTAGTGGGATACTCAGCAAAGATCACCTAGAAAATCCTG ATTTCTACGACTGGAATATAGTTTATGTAAGGTACTGTGACGGAGCATCATTTGCTGGGGATGCAGAGGGTGAAGATctg GATGGAACCAAACTTTTCTTCAGAGGATTGCGCATCTGGGAAGCAGTTGTTGATGAACTAATGGGAAAAGGAATGGACAATGCTAAACAGGTTTTCCTTGATTTCACATGGTTTGTCCAAGGATTGCACAAAGCTTTGACCACACAAGTCCTATTACAGAGCCATCCAACTTTGTTCTCCCCCATTTTCCAGACGTTGCTCACAGGCTGTTCTGCTGGTTCTCTAGCTGCATTGCTGCACTGTGATAATTTTCGTGGACGGTTACCTCAAGAGGTTCCAGTTAAATGCCTTTCTGATGCTGGATTTTTTATTGACGT GAAAGATTTATCTGGAGAAAGGTCCATATGGTCGTTCTTCAATGGAGTAGTTCACCTTCAT AATATTAGAGAAGTTCTACCCAAGGACTGCCTCCAAAATAAGGATCCAACAGAG ATACAAAACATTCTCGCACCAAATGGATCCTATCCTGGACAGGCATGGTCGAGTTGCAAAGCAGATATTCGGAACTGCAGTTCCACACAAATTGATGTGCTGCATG GATTCAGGAAGAAATTAGTCAGTAAATTGAAGGTTGCTGAAGATAAGAGGAACTGGGGGCTCTTCATCGATTCATGCTTCACCCACTGTCAAACGCCATCCAACATCTCATGGCATTCGCCGGTCTCACCAAGACTTGATGACAGG ACTATCGCAGAGGCTGTTGGGGATTGGTATTTTGGTAGAAGGCAAGATGTGAAACTGATCGACTGCGAGTACCCATGTAATCCCACATGCAGCAGTCTTCTATCTACTGCTTGA